A segment of the Streptomyces sp. XD-27 genome:
CCGGCGACGGCTATTACCAGGGCGCCTCCTACCACGGCGCCGTGCAGATGCTGGTAGAGCCGACCGGCCGCCGCATGGCGGGGAAGTGGGTCGGGTTCGGCAAGGACTTCGACGTCAACACCGGGCCGTGGGAGCTGAGGCTCATGGATACGTCGACGTCCAAGGCGACCTTGGAGCTGTACAGCACCCCGCCCGAGTGACCCGCATGCGGACGTCCCCCGTGCCCTGACCGACCAGGGCACGGGGGACGTCGGCGTTACCGGATACGCGGTGCGTCAGACCTGGGAGACCGGCTCCCGGTCGGCGGCGGCCCCCGCCGGCGCGTTCTCCCGCGGCTTCGGAAGGACCGCGAAGACGGCGGCCGCGATGACGATCGTCACCGCCCAGCCCAGGCCGTTGCGGCCGAGCCAGGTGTCCGCCAGCGGGCCGGTGAACCAGTCGACCTTCGTGAAGCACAGCCCCGTGGCCAGCGCCACCAGCCACGCGGCCATCGCCTGCCAGCAGAAGCCGCCCACGTACCAGTAGCGGCCGCCGCGCCCGGTGTCCGTCAGCGCGTCCGCGTCGTACTTCACCGCCAGGCCGCGCCGCCGCGCCATGTCGACCAGGAAGACGCCGATCCAGGCCGAGAAGGAGACCGCGAGCAGCGTGAGGAAGGTGATGAAGGAGGACAGGAAGCTCTCGGCGACGAGCATCAGGATCAGTCCGCCGACGAGGCTGATGATCGCGTTGATGCTGACCGCCATCGCGCGCGGCAGCTTCACGCCCATCGTCTGGGCGGTGAAACCGGCCGAGTACATCGACAGGCTGTTGATCAGCAGCATGCCGACCAGCGCGGTGATCAGATACGGCACGGCCAGCCACTTCGGCAGGACGTCGCCGAGGAAGGAGACCGGGTCCGGCGCCGAGGCCAGGTCCGGGGTCACCGCGGCCATCACCGCGCCCATCAGCACCATCGGGACCACCACGACCGCCGCGCCCGAGACCGTCGTACCGACGATGGCCCGGCTGCTGGTGTTGCCCGGAAGGTAGCGGGTGAAGTCCGGACCCGACGGGATCCAGCTGATGCCGCCCGCCGCGATGGTGCCGATGCCCGCGATCAGCATCGACGTGCTGCCGGACGGGCGGGAGAAGACCTTGTCCCAGTCGACGTTGGCGATCAGGTAGCCGAGCACCAGCACGCTGAACGCGCCGAACAGATACGTCGACCACTTGTTGCACACGGCGAGCACCTTGCGGCCCATGCCACTGACCAGGAAGGTGCAGGCGACGAAGGCGAAGAGGGTGACGACGATCAGCGGGGTGTTGCTCTCGATGCCGAAGAGCAGATCCAGCACGGTCAGCATGGCGTACGCGCCGGTGACCGCGTTGATCGTCTCCCAGCCGAACCGGGCGATCCACAGGATCATGCCGGGGAAGTAGTTGCCGCGGACGCCGAAGGTCGCGCGCGACAGCATCAGCCCGGGCGCGCCACCCCACTTTCCGGCCAACGACACCACGCCGACCATGCCGTACGAGACGGCGGAGGCGCAGACGCCGACCAACAGGACCTGCCACAGGCTCAGCCCGTTGAACACCACCAGGCCCGCACCCATGGTGAGCAGCAGCACACTGATGTTGGCGGCGACCCAGGTCGGGAAAAGCTCGCGGGCTCTGCCGTGCCGCTCGTGCTCCGGAACCGGCTCGATGCCTCTGGTCTCGATGGCGCCCTCTTCAGAAGAAGAGGCGGGTGCGGTGGCGTCCGCGGTGGCGGGAGCGGTGGCGTGATCCATGAAGGCAGGCTCCGTGCGTGGGCATGCTGGGGCGCAAGGCCGGGTACAGGGGAACGCGAGGGACTCTACGCGCGTCGCATGCCGCCGCGCCATCGTACTTTGCTCCAACGTGTAGCCATAAGCGGCTTTGGTCCCGATACCCAAAGGCGGGACCGGAGGCGGGATCGCCTTTCCGGACGAGTGGCTGATACTGAGAGCGTTGTGACTCCTCCGCCCCGCAAACGGGGTGGCTTCTCGCTACGCCGGTTGGGCTTCGCGATGGGCCAGCCCGGCCCGTAGGACGTTGGAAGCACCCACTGTGTCAGCGTGTGCGCTGTGGCCGCACGCGACGCAGCAGAACGTCTCCTGCGTCGGCCGGTTCTCTCTGGCGGTGTGCCCGCACTCAGGACACTGTCTGGAGGTGTTGCGGGGCGCCACCGCTGTCACTTCCCGTCCGGCGCACTCTGCCTTGGCGTTCAGGATCGCGAGGAACACCCCCCACCCGGCATCGGTGATTGAGCGGTTCAGCCCAGCTTTGGCCGCTGCCCCGTTGGGGGCGTAGGTGCCGTCTCCGCTCGGGCGCGGCTCCGGGGCCTTGCTCATGTTGCGGATCTTCAAGTCTTCATGCGCGATGAAGTCGTGCTGCCGCACGAGATCAATCGCGACCTTGTGAGCATGATCGAGCCGTTGGCGGCTCACCTTGCGATGTAACCGGGCGACTCTTTCGACCGCCTTGCGGCGGCGTCTGGAACCGCGCTTGCACCGGCTGAGTGCCTGTTGTGCCTGTCCGAGTTTGGCGGCGGCTTTCCGGCCGTGGCGCGGATTGTGCACAAATCCGCCGTTGGAATCGGCGAGGAAGTTGGCGATACCCATGTCGATTCCGATCGCGCTGCCGGTCGCGGGCAACGGATCGGGATCCGTCCGCTCGGCGGTGAGAACCGCGTACCACCGCTTGCCTTCGCGCTTGAAGCGCGGATACCCCGGCTTCTCACCGGCCTTGATCCGGCGGAAGAACGCGGCGAAGGCCTTGTCCAGACGGCGCAAGGTGGCTTGTTGGGAACTGAATGACCAGCGGCCCTGCCGTTCGGGGGCGAATGCTCGGATCTCCTTGAGCTGCGCGGACTGATGTCCATACCGGATGGTCGTTCTGGAGACGTGCCGGAAGGCGTCACGACGTTCCTGTAATGCACCGTTGTAGAGCGAGCAGTGATCGCGCAGCATCTCACCGAGTGCTTGCCTCTGCCGCACGGTGGGCCGCATGAGGAACTTGTACGTGCGGATCATCCAGCCCACCTCCCTTCGGTTCTCGCTGAGTCTGCCTAGCACGTCGTGCCGCTGTCTGACGGTCTGGCCACCCATCGCTCCCCCGGGTGGCATATCCATAACAGGCAGGCTCGCCCTCGCGCAGTCTGGTAAAGGGGGGAGAGGCTGAGCATTGGTCGCGATCGGGCCGGGCGTGATGAATACGGCACCCCCGGATCTTTCAGAAGCCGTGGCGCATGACCATCCACAGCGATGGCGGCGAGGAGCGTCCGCGGAGGCCGCCGGCGGCTACCCGGGCGTCCTCTTGGCGATCAAGTTCCAGGGGAGGCTCATAGGAACCCCAGCGACTAGGCTGACCAGCGCAACGGGGCCTCGGGGGGCCATAGGGGTCACCGGGTTAGACTCCATAACCGCCTGACCTTGAGAAAGGCTCTGAAAGAGTCGATGGAATTCGTCATCCTTGCCGCAGTCATCGCTGTGATCGCGCTCGCCGCGGTCAGCGGGCTCGTGGTCAGCAGCCGCAAGAAGAAGCAGCTGCCCCCGGCCCCGCCGAGCAGCCCGTCCGTCACCGCGCCGCCCGCCGAGCCGCACGTCGGCGAGGAGGCCGAAACCCCGCGTGAGGAGCCGCGCAGGACCATCGAGGAGGTGGACCTCCCGGCGACCGAGGCGCCGGAGGCTCCGCCCGTAGCCGTCGTCGAGGAGCCCGAGGCGCCCGCGATCGAGGTGCCCGAGCCGACGGCCGGCCGGCTGGTCCGGCTCCGCGCCCGGCTCTCCCGATCCCAGAACTCCCTGGGCAAGGGCCTCCTCACGCTGCTGTCCCGTGAGCACCTGGACGAGGAGACCTGGGAGGAGATCGAGGACACCCTGCTGACCGCCGACGTCGGCGTCGCGCCGACCCAGGAACTGGTCGAGCGACTCCGCGAGCGGGTCAAGGTGCTGGGCACCCGTACGCCCGACGAACTGCGCGCCCTGCTGCGCGAGGAGCTGCTCCATCTGATCGGCACCGAGGCCGACCGCTCGGTCCACACCGAGCCCGGCGTGGGGACGAACGGCGAGGAGAAGCCGGGCGTCGTCATGGTCGTCGGGGTCAACGGCACGGGGAAGACCACGACCACGGGCAAGCTCGCCCGGGTGCTGGTCGCCGACGGCAAGTCCGTCGTCCTGGGCGCGGCCGACACCTTCCGGGCCGCCGCCACCGACCAGCTCCAGACCTGGGGCGAGCGCGTCGGCGCCCGCACCGTCCGGGGCCCCGAGAACGGCGACCCGGCCTCCGTCGCGTTCGACGCGGTCAAGGAGGGCATCGCGGAGGGCGCGGACGTCGTCCTCATCGACACCGCCGGCCGCCTGCACACCAAGACCGGCCTCATGGACGAGCTGGGCAAGGTCAAGCGCGTCGTGGAGAAGCACGGCGCGGTCGACGAGGTGCTGCTCGTCCTCGACGCCACCACCGGCCAGAACGGCCTGGTGCAGGCGCGGGTCTTCGCCGAGGTGGTGGACATCACCGGCATCGTGCTCACCAAGCTCGACGGCACGGCCAAGGGCGGCATCGTGGTCGCGGTCCAGCGGGACCTGGGCGTACCGGTGAAGCTGGTCGGCCTGGGCGAGGGCGCGGACGACCTCGCGCCGTTCGAGCCGGAGGCGTTCGTCGACGCCCTCATCGGCAACGGCGCGTAGATCGGCGACGGCGCGTAGCGCGCTTCGCCGTCAGGCGGCGTACGGGTCCACTGAGCCCGTGCGCCGCCTGACGGCTTTCAGCTGAGTCGAGCCTGTGCGCCGCCGGCGGCTTTCAACCGAGCTGAGCCCGTACGCCGCCCGACGGCTTTCAGCGGCACAGCCCCCGGCACACGTACGCCAGCGTGCCCAGCAGCAGCCGGGCCTGCGGCGGACGCCCCGCCGTGTCCAGCGTCGGCGGGCGCAGCCAGCGCACCGGCCCCAGGCCGCCCAGGTCGGACGGCGGGGCCGTGAGATGGTCGCCGGGGCCCAGGCAGCGCAGGTCCAGGTCGGCGTCGTCCCAGCCCATGCGGTACAGCAGCTGGGGCAGCTCGGCGGCGGCTCCGGGGGCGACGAAGAACTGTGCCCGCCCCCGCGGGGTCACGGTCACCGGGCCCAGCGGCAGGCCCATCCGCTCCAGTCGGACCAGGGCTCGCCGCCCCGCCCGCTCGGCCACCTCCAGTACGTCGAAGGAGCGGCCCACCGGCAGCAGCACGGCCGCGCCGGGGACCTCGGCCCAGGCGGCGACGGCGTCGTCGAGCGTGGCGCCGGCGGGGACCGGCGAAGCGAAGTCCAGCGGATGCGCCCCGGGCGCGGAACACCGCACGTCACCGCATGAGCATTCGTTTCTGCCCGAGCCGAGGCCGCGTGCGGCCAGGGCTCCCGGCATCACGTCCCAGCCCCACAGTCCGGTGTACTCCGCCACCGTCGTGCAGTCCGACGGGCGGCCCCGCCGCCGCGGGCCGGAGCGCTTGTCCCGGATGCCGCCGATCGTGAAGCCCATGCCCCCTCCAACGGGTCCCGCTTGCCGATGGTTACGTCCTGGAGTGCCACGCTCACGGGGTGTCGTCATCGTGTCGCCCTCGAATGGCGGCGGCGCGTTGCCTCGTAGCGGGTGGTGAAGTGCTGTCCGTGCGCCCCCGTGCGCGCCGCCGCAACCAGTTCCTGATCGCCCAGCGCCCAGTGAATCGTGCGAAGCGGGACCGTAGTTCCATCGCAGGGGTGGCGAATGGTGGCGTTTAAGGGAAGCCCCTGACGTCGGTCGTGATCGTAAGATTACTTTCGGTGCACGAACCCGGGGTGTCATCCTCCGTCTACGGGTATGCCGGAGGCACGGCCTTGAGGCCCGGGGAGTCGGCCGGTGGCTCGAAGTGGACCGCCGGATCGGCAAGTGGCCGAGCCGACAGGCATTCTGATGGCGATTCAGATCGAGATACGCGGGAATGGGGGCCTTCCAGTGGGCGGCAACGGCGGAAGTGCTGACAAACGCCCCAATGAGCAGTTGGGTTCGTGGTTCGTGCGCAGCGGCTGGTCCAAGGGCGAGCTGGCGCGCCAGGTGAACCGCCGGGCCCGGCAATTGGGTGCCCACCACGTCAGCACCGACACCTCCCGGGTGCGGCGCTGGCTGGACGGCGAGCAGCCGCGCGAGCCCATTCCGCGCATCCTCTCCGAGCTGTTCTCGGAGCGCTTCGGATGCGTCGTCGGCGTCGAGGACCTCGGTCTGCGCCCCGCCCACCCCTCGCCCTCCGCGTCCGGCGTGGACCTGCCCTGGGCCGGTCCGCAGACGGTCTCGCTGCTCAGCGAGTTCTCCCGCAGCGACCTGATGCTCGCCCGGCGCGGCTTCCTCGGCACCTCGCTCGCGCTCGCCGCGGGCCCCGCCCTGGTCGAGCCGATGCAGCGCTGGCTGGCGCCCACGCCCGCCGGCCAGCCGCCGCTGCCCCAGCAGGCGGACGGCGAGCGTTTACGCCGCGGGACCCGGCTCTCCAGGCCGGAACTGGAGCTGCTGGAGGCCACCGCCGTGATGTTCCGGCAGTGGGACGCCCAGTGCGGCGGCGGGCTCCGCCGCAAGGCGGTTGTCGGCCAGCTTCACGAAGTCACCGACCTGCTCCAGGAGGCACAGGGCGGCCCCGCCGCCAAGCGGCTGTTCACCGTCGCCGCCGAGCTCGCCGAGCTGGCCGGGTGGATGAGCTACGACATCGGCATGCAGCCCACCGCCCAGAAGTACTTCGTGCTCGCCCTGCACGCCGCGAAGGAGGCCGGGGACCGTCCCCTGGGCTCGTACATCCTCTCCAGCATGAGCCGCCAGATGATCCACCTGGGGCGGCCGGACGACGCGCTGGAGTTGATCCACCTCGCGCAATACGGCAGCCGGGAGAGCTCCACCGCCCGCACGCAGGCGATGCTGCACGCGATGGAGGCGCGCGCCTACGCCAACATGGGACAGCCCAACAAGTGCCACCGGGCGGTGCGGATGGCCGAGGACGCCTTCAGCGACTGCGACCCGCGGCACGACGGGGACCCGGACTGGATCCGCTTCTTCTCCGAGGCCGAGCTGAACGCCGAGAACGCCCATTCCTTCCGCGACCTGGCCTATGTCGCCGGGCGCAGCCCCACGTACGCCAACCTCGCCACCCCGTACATGGAGCGGGCCGTCGAGCTGTTCCGCGCCGAATCCGAGCACCAGGACGGCCACCACCGATCGTATGCGCTCAACCTGATCGGCATGGCCACCGTCCATCTGCTCCACAAGGAGCCGGAGGAGTGCGCGGCCGTCGCCCAGGAGGCGCTGCCGCTGGCCAAGCGGGTCCGCTCCGAGCGGGTGAACAACCGGCTGCGCAAGACCGTGGACACCGCCGTGCGGGACTACGGCGACGTGCCCGCCGTGGCCCACCTCGGCGAGGCGCTCGCCGAGCAGATGCCCGACTACGTCCCCGAAGCCGTCTGACCCGGGAGGCCGCCGCACGTACCGCGGCGGTTCATCCGCGCGTAACACGGCACCGCCCTTCGTCACTGCCGTGAAACACCGAGGGGCGTCCACTGAAACCGCCCTGCGTCAGTCTCATGGCGAAAACCGGCCCACACCCCCCGCACCCCTTCCCGCACGGGCCGAAGGTTTCGAGGAGACGTCGACATTGAATGGCGCAGATACCGCATTCGTACTGATCAGTGCCGCGCTCGTGATGCTCATGACACCGGGCCTGGCCTTCTTCTACGGCGGCATGGTGCGGGTCAAAAGCGCCCTCAACATGCTCATGATGTCCTTCATCTCGCTCGGCATCGTCAGCGTGCTGTGGGTGCTGTACGGCTACTCGCTCACGTTCGGTGACGACATCGGCGGCGGGCTGCTGGGCAACTTCGACCACATCGGCTTCAAGGGCATCGACGCCGAGACCCTCACCGGCGGCAAGGAGGGCATCCCGGTCCTCGCCTTCGCCCTCTTCCAGCTGATGTTCGCGATCATCACCCCGGCGCTGATGAGCGGAGCCCTGGCGGACCGGGTGAAGTTCAGCGCGTGGGCCCTGTTCATCACCCTGTGGGTCAGCCTCGTCTACTTCCCGGTCGCCCACTGGGTGTGGCAGGCCGACGGCTGGCTGTTCAAGCTGGAGGTCATCGACTTCGCGGGCGGTACGGCGGTCCACATCAACGCCGGCATCGGCGCCCTCGCCGCGGTCCTGGTCGTCGGCAAGCGGATCGGCTTCAAGAAGGACCCGATGCGCCCGCACAGCCTGCCGCTGGTGATGCTCGGCGCCGGTCTGCTGTGGTTCGGCTGGTTCGGCTTCAACGCCGGCTCCGCGCTCGCCGCCAACGGCGTCGCCGCCAACATGGCCTTCAACACCCAGGTCGCCACCGGCGCCGCCATGCTCGGCTGGCTCGCCTACGAGCGCATCCGGCACGGCGCGTTCACCACCCTGGGCGCCGCCTCCGGCGCGGTCGCCGGACTCGTCGCCATCACCCCCGCCGGTGCCGCCGTCAACGCCTTCGGCGCCATCGCCATCGGCCTGGTCGCCGGCGTCGTCTGCTCCTGGGCCGTCAGCCTCAAGTACAAGCTCGGCTACGACGACTCCCTCGACGTCGTCGGCGTCCACCTGGTCGGCGGCGTCATCGGCACCCTGCTCGTCGGCCTCCTCGCCATCGACGGCGTCGGCGGCCTGGACCAGCTCGGCAAGCAGGCCGTCGGCGCCTTCTCGGTGATGGCCTTCTCCTTCGTCGTCTCCTGGATCCTGGCCAAGCTCGTCGACGCCACCATCGGCTTCCGGGCGAGCGAGGACGACGAGATCACCGGCATCGACCAGGCGTTCCACGCGGAGACCGCCTACGACTTCAGCGCGGTGGGCGGCGCCCCGACCGGACGCAGTAGCGTGCCCGCCCACAGCCAGGACCAGATCGCCGCAGCGGCAAAGAAGGTAGACGCATGAAGCTCATCACCGCGGTCGTGAAGCCGCACCGGCTCGACGAGATCAAGGAAGCACTGCAGGCGTTCGGCGTACAGGGCCTGACCGTCAGTGAGGCCAGCGGCTACGGACGCCAGCGCGGCCACACCGAGGTCTACCGGGGCGCGGAGTACACCGTCGACCTGGTGCCCAAGGTCCGCATCGAGGTGCTGGTCGAGGACGAGGACGCCGACGACCTCGTCGAGGTCGTGGTCAAGGCGGCCCGCACCGGCAAGATCGGCGACGGCAAGGTGTGGACCGTACCCGTGGACGTGGCGGTCAGGGTCCGGACCGGCGAGCGCGGCCCGGACGCCCTCTGAGGCCGGACCGACCGACACCCCACGAACAGGGAGACCCGAGTTGACGGAGAGCGTCACCACGACCCAGACCCCCGACTCGGGACCCGGCGGCTACGCGGCGGCCCGGCTGCGGCTCCTCCACGAGGAGTCGCGGCCCGGGCCGCCGCGCCGCGCCGCCCTCGCCCGCCTCACCGACGACTGGCTCGCCCAGCTGCTCGGGGACGCCCCGGGCGTCGCCCTGGTCGCCGTCGGCGGATACGGGCGCGGCGAGCTCTCCCCCCGCAGCGACCTGGACGTCCTGCTGCTGCACGACGGCTCGGCGGAAACGGGTGAGCTCGCCGCCCTCGCCGACCGCGTCTGGTACCCCGTCTGGGACCTCGGCCTGGCCCTCGACCACTCCGTACGCACCCCAGGAGAGGCCCGCAAGACTGCCGGGGAGGACCTCAAGGTGCACCTCGGCCTGCTCGACGCCCGGCACATCGCGGGCGACGCCGCGCTCACCGCCGGGCTGCGCACCGCGATCCTCGCCGACTGGCGCGCCCAGGCCCCGAAGCGCCTGCCGGAGCTGCGCGAACTGTGCCAGGAGCGCGCCCAGCGGCACGGTGAACTCCCCTTCCTCCTCGAACCGGACCTGAAGGAGGCCCGCGGCGGGCTGCGCGACGCCACCGCGCTGCGCGCCGTCGCCGCGTCCTGGCTGGCCGACGCCCCCCGCGAAGGACTCGAGGACGCCCGCGGCCGCCTGCTGGACACCCGTGACGCGCTGCACCTGACCACCGGACGCGCCACCGACCGGCTCGCGCTCCAGGAACAGGACCAGGTGGCCGCCGGACTCGGCCTGCTGGACGCCGACACCCTGCTGCGCCAGGTGTACGAGTCCGCGCGGACCGTCGCGTACGCGGGCGAGGTCACCTGGCGCGAGGTCGGCCGGGTGCTGCGTGCCCGCTCCGCCAGGCCGCGCGTACGCGGCCTGCTGGGCGCCGCCAAGGCGCGCGCCGGCCGGGGGCACCTCCCGGAGGCCGCCACGGAGGCGGGGGAGCGCAGCCCGCTCGCCGAGGGCGTGGTCGAGCAGGACGGCGAGGTGGTGCTGGCCCGCACGGCACGCCCCGAACGCGACCCCGTGCTCCCGCTGCGTGCCGCCGCGGCCGCCGCCCAGGCCGGGTTGCCGCTGTCCCGGCACGCCGTCCGGCAGTTCGCCCAGGCCGCCGCCTCCCGCCCGCTGCCCGTCCCGTGGCCGTCCGAGGCCCGCGAGGAGCTCGTGACCCTCCTCGGCGCGGGCGAGTCCACCGTGGAGGTCTGGGAAGCGCTGGAGGCCGAAGGGCTGATCACCCGGCTGCTGCCGGACTGGGAACGCGTCCGCTGCCGCCCGCAGCGCAACCCCGTGCACCGCTGGACCGTCGACCGGCACCTGGTGGAGACCGCCGTCCGGGCCGCGTCGCTGACCCGCCGCGTCAGCCGACCCGACCTGCTGCTCGTCGCGGCCCTGCTGCACGACATCGGCAAGGGCTGGCCCGGCGACCACTCGGTCGTCGGCGAGACCATCGCCCGCGACGTCGCCGCCCGGATCGGCTTCGACCGCGCGGACGTGGCCGTGCTCGCCACCCTCGTCCGCCACCATCTGCTGCTCGTCGAGACCGCGACCCGCCGCGACCTGGACGACCCGGCGACCGTACGGTCCGTCGCCACAGCCGTCGGCAGCACCAGCACCCTCGAACTCCTCCACGCGCTCACCGAGGCCGACGCGCTCGCCACCGGGCCCGCCGCCTGGAGCACCTGGCGCGGCGCCCTCGTCGCCGACCTGGTCGCACGGGTCGCCGCCCAGCTCACCGGCGAACCGGGCGGCGACCACACCGCGCCCCGGCGCCCCACGGCGGAGCAGGAGCGGCTGGCGATCGAGGCCTGGCGCACCGGCGGGCCCGTCCTGGCGCTGCACGCCCAGCCGGGGGCTCCCCGGGACCAGGGCGACGGTCCCGCCGCCGACGGGCCCGAGCCCATCGGCGTCGAACTGCTCATCGCCGTCCCCGACCAGCCCGGCATCCTGCCCGCCGCGGCCGGGGTGCTCGCGCTGCACCGGCTGACCGTGCGGGCCGCCGACCTGCGCGCGGTCGACCTGCCGGAGGAACTGACGGCGCCCCCCGGCGCCCCGGCCCCCGGCACCGGCGTCCTGCTGCTGGACTGGCGCGTCGCCGCGGAGTACGGCTCCCTGCCGCAGGCCGCCCGGCTCCGCAGGGACCTGCTGCGGGCGCTGGAGGGGTCCTTGGACATCGCCGCCCGGCTCGCGGAACGCGAGGCCGCCTACGCGAGGTACCCGCGCCGCCGCGGCCTGCACGCACCCCCGCCGCGCGTCACCGTCGCCCAGGGGAGCTCGCAGTTCGCCACGGTCATCGAGGTACGCGCGCAGGACGCCCCCGGCCTGCTGCACCGCATCGGCCGCGCCCTGGAGACGGCCGGAGTGGTGGTCCGCAGCGCCCGGATCAGCACGTTGGGCTCCAACGCGGTGGACGCCTTCTACGTCACCGACACGGCCGGGGCACCGCTGCGCGCGGAGCGTGCGGCGGAGGTGGCGCGGGAGGTCGAGCGGGCGCTGGGCGGCTGAGCACCTGGGAACGTTCCCAGGTGCCGGGGCGGGCGGGCACCCTTCACCGTTTATGGGTGGTTCCGCCTGTCCTGGGAACGCTCTCAGGAGCCAGGGGCAGACCGTTTCCCGGGCGTGCGGATACCCTTGGAGGCCGACCGCCGACCCGACCGCCGACCAGAAGGATTCGCCACCACCGTGTTCGATACCCTCTCCGACCGCCTCGCAGCGACGTTCAAGAACCTCCGGGGCAAGGGCCGCCTGTCCGAGGCGGACATCGACGCCACGGCGCGCGAGATCCGGATCGCCCTCCTCGAGGCGGACGTCGCGCTGCCCGTCGTCCGATCCTTCATCAAGCAGGTCAAGGAACGGGCCCTGGGTGCCGAGGTCTCCCAGGCCCTGAACCCGGCCCAGCAGGTCATCAAGATCGTCAACGAGGAGCTGATCGGCATCCTCGGCGGCGAGACCCGCCGCCTCCGCTTCGCCAAGCAGCCGCCGACCGTGATCATGCTCGCGGGTCTGCAGGGTGCCGGTAAGACCA
Coding sequences within it:
- a CDS encoding P-II family nitrogen regulator, whose amino-acid sequence is MKLITAVVKPHRLDEIKEALQAFGVQGLTVSEASGYGRQRGHTEVYRGAEYTVDLVPKVRIEVLVEDEDADDLVEVVVKAARTGKIGDGKVWTVPVDVAVRVRTGERGPDAL
- a CDS encoding bifunctional DNA primase/polymerase, with the protein product MGFTIGGIRDKRSGPRRRGRPSDCTTVAEYTGLWGWDVMPGALAARGLGSGRNECSCGDVRCSAPGAHPLDFASPVPAGATLDDAVAAWAEVPGAAVLLPVGRSFDVLEVAERAGRRALVRLERMGLPLGPVTVTPRGRAQFFVAPGAAAELPQLLYRMGWDDADLDLRCLGPGDHLTAPPSDLGGLGPVRWLRPPTLDTAGRPPQARLLLGTLAYVCRGLCR
- a CDS encoding [protein-PII] uridylyltransferase, with translation MTESVTTTQTPDSGPGGYAAARLRLLHEESRPGPPRRAALARLTDDWLAQLLGDAPGVALVAVGGYGRGELSPRSDLDVLLLHDGSAETGELAALADRVWYPVWDLGLALDHSVRTPGEARKTAGEDLKVHLGLLDARHIAGDAALTAGLRTAILADWRAQAPKRLPELRELCQERAQRHGELPFLLEPDLKEARGGLRDATALRAVAASWLADAPREGLEDARGRLLDTRDALHLTTGRATDRLALQEQDQVAAGLGLLDADTLLRQVYESARTVAYAGEVTWREVGRVLRARSARPRVRGLLGAAKARAGRGHLPEAATEAGERSPLAEGVVEQDGEVVLARTARPERDPVLPLRAAAAAAQAGLPLSRHAVRQFAQAAASRPLPVPWPSEAREELVTLLGAGESTVEVWEALEAEGLITRLLPDWERVRCRPQRNPVHRWTVDRHLVETAVRAASLTRRVSRPDLLLVAALLHDIGKGWPGDHSVVGETIARDVAARIGFDRADVAVLATLVRHHLLLVETATRRDLDDPATVRSVATAVGSTSTLELLHALTEADALATGPAAWSTWRGALVADLVARVAAQLTGEPGGDHTAPRRPTAEQERLAIEAWRTGGPVLALHAQPGAPRDQGDGPAADGPEPIGVELLIAVPDQPGILPAAAGVLALHRLTVRAADLRAVDLPEELTAPPGAPAPGTGVLLLDWRVAAEYGSLPQAARLRRDLLRALEGSLDIAARLAEREAAYARYPRRRGLHAPPPRVTVAQGSSQFATVIEVRAQDAPGLLHRIGRALETAGVVVRSARISTLGSNAVDAFYVTDTAGAPLRAERAAEVAREVERALGG
- a CDS encoding ammonium transporter, producing the protein MNGADTAFVLISAALVMLMTPGLAFFYGGMVRVKSALNMLMMSFISLGIVSVLWVLYGYSLTFGDDIGGGLLGNFDHIGFKGIDAETLTGGKEGIPVLAFALFQLMFAIITPALMSGALADRVKFSAWALFITLWVSLVYFPVAHWVWQADGWLFKLEVIDFAGGTAVHINAGIGALAAVLVVGKRIGFKKDPMRPHSLPLVMLGAGLLWFGWFGFNAGSALAANGVAANMAFNTQVATGAAMLGWLAYERIRHGAFTTLGAASGAVAGLVAITPAGAAVNAFGAIAIGLVAGVVCSWAVSLKYKLGYDDSLDVVGVHLVGGVIGTLLVGLLAIDGVGGLDQLGKQAVGAFSVMAFSFVVSWILAKLVDATIGFRASEDDEITGIDQAFHAETAYDFSAVGGAPTGRSSVPAHSQDQIAAAAKKVDA
- a CDS encoding transposase; protein product: MIRTYKFLMRPTVRQRQALGEMLRDHCSLYNGALQERRDAFRHVSRTTIRYGHQSAQLKEIRAFAPERQGRWSFSSQQATLRRLDKAFAAFFRRIKAGEKPGYPRFKREGKRWYAVLTAERTDPDPLPATGSAIGIDMGIANFLADSNGGFVHNPRHGRKAAAKLGQAQQALSRCKRGSRRRRKAVERVARLHRKVSRQRLDHAHKVAIDLVRQHDFIAHEDLKIRNMSKAPEPRPSGDGTYAPNGAAAKAGLNRSITDAGWGVFLAILNAKAECAGREVTAVAPRNTSRQCPECGHTARENRPTQETFCCVACGHSAHADTVGASNVLRAGLAHREAQPA
- the ftsY gene encoding signal recognition particle-docking protein FtsY; its protein translation is MEFVILAAVIAVIALAAVSGLVVSSRKKKQLPPAPPSSPSVTAPPAEPHVGEEAETPREEPRRTIEEVDLPATEAPEAPPVAVVEEPEAPAIEVPEPTAGRLVRLRARLSRSQNSLGKGLLTLLSREHLDEETWEEIEDTLLTADVGVAPTQELVERLRERVKVLGTRTPDELRALLREELLHLIGTEADRSVHTEPGVGTNGEEKPGVVMVVGVNGTGKTTTTGKLARVLVADGKSVVLGAADTFRAAATDQLQTWGERVGARTVRGPENGDPASVAFDAVKEGIAEGADVVLIDTAGRLHTKTGLMDELGKVKRVVEKHGAVDEVLLVLDATTGQNGLVQARVFAEVVDITGIVLTKLDGTAKGGIVVAVQRDLGVPVKLVGLGEGADDLAPFEPEAFVDALIGNGA
- a CDS encoding cytosine permease, encoding MDHATAPATADATAPASSSEEGAIETRGIEPVPEHERHGRARELFPTWVAANISVLLLTMGAGLVVFNGLSLWQVLLVGVCASAVSYGMVGVVSLAGKWGGAPGLMLSRATFGVRGNYFPGMILWIARFGWETINAVTGAYAMLTVLDLLFGIESNTPLIVVTLFAFVACTFLVSGMGRKVLAVCNKWSTYLFGAFSVLVLGYLIANVDWDKVFSRPSGSTSMLIAGIGTIAAGGISWIPSGPDFTRYLPGNTSSRAIVGTTVSGAAVVVVPMVLMGAVMAAVTPDLASAPDPVSFLGDVLPKWLAVPYLITALVGMLLINSLSMYSAGFTAQTMGVKLPRAMAVSINAIISLVGGLILMLVAESFLSSFITFLTLLAVSFSAWIGVFLVDMARRRGLAVKYDADALTDTGRGGRYWYVGGFCWQAMAAWLVALATGLCFTKVDWFTGPLADTWLGRNGLGWAVTIVIAAAVFAVLPKPRENAPAGAAADREPVSQV